A window of the Brassica oleracea var. oleracea cultivar TO1000 chromosome C1, BOL, whole genome shotgun sequence genome harbors these coding sequences:
- the LOC106315093 gene encoding putative F-box protein At3g20030 isoform X3 — protein MTTISDLSLDLVEKIVYRVPITSIGAVRSTCKLLNRLCKNRIWLYLEEKRHQFLGFMVKNYKLCLIKFYLHGILDEEEFVDPSIKGIIGDSLLNQVDVTKVFHCDGLLLCVTKDKEEVDRTSLVVWNPYLGQIRWIQRPRNNYHRLDSSDSWRVLNITPDYDTTFFQRGVSLKGNAYFFATEKLRVVTEEEYTPEPHKFLICFDFTIESFGPPLPLPFNLYTGDTGTLSSLRDEKLAALYQCCDMAEVEIWVTTKIEVPNALSWIPFLRIDLEPFTGFDLQFQHGGASFFIEEEKKIAVVFHLDSSDQMTYYDSDHEDLIGENGSSEITCNDTAYIIGENGYFQKVGLGEGVSGLVSTKLQEAKGIDSQDGTN, from the exons ATGACGACTATCTCAGATCTTTCGTTGGATTTAGTAGAGAAGATAGTCTATAGGGTTCCCATAACTAGTATAGGAGCGGTGAGATCCACTTGCAAACTATTGAACCGTTTATGCAAAAATCGGATTTGGCTTTACCTAGAAGAAAAGAGGCATCAGTTTCTAGGGTTCATGGTGAAGAATTATAAGCTTTGTTTGATCAAATTCTATCTTCATGGAATACTCGACGAAGAAGAATTTGTGGATCCATCTATAAAGGGGATCATCGGGGATTCACTACTTAATCAAGTCGATGTAACTAAAGTCTTCCATTGCGATGGCTTATTGTTATGCGTCACCAAGGACAAGGAGGAGGTGGACAGAACTAGCCTCGTGGTCTGGAATCCCTATTTGGGACAAATCAGGTGGATCCAACGACCAAGAAATAACTACCACAGGTTAGACAG CTCTGATTCATGGAGGGTTCTTAATATCACTCCGGACTATGACACTACGTTTTTTCAACGCGGCGTGTCTCTTAAAGGAAATGCTTATTTTTTCGCCACAGAAAAATTAAGAGTAGTAACAGAAGAAGAATACACACCAGAGCCTCATAAATTTTTAATCTGTTTTGATTTCACAATAGAGAGTTTCGGACCACCTCTGCCTCTACCGTTTAACCTCTATACTGGAGATACTGGGACTTTGTCTTCTCTTAGAGACGAGAAACTCGCAGCTCTATATCAGTGTTGTGATATGGCCGAGGTGGAGATTTGGGTGACAACTAAGATTGAGGTGCCTAATGCATTGTCGTGGATCCCCTTTTTAAGAATTGACTTGGAACCATTCACAGGTTTTGATTTACAGTTTCAGCATGGTGGTGCGAGTTTCTTTATTGAAGAGGAGAAGAAAATCGCTGTAGTTTTTCATTTAGACAGTTCTGATCAAATGACCTACTACGACTCAGATCATGAAGACCTCATTGGAGAGAATGGATCATCTGAAATTACCTGCAACGACACAGCTTACATCATTGGAGAGAATGGATATTTTCAAAAGGTGGGTCTTGGAGAAGGTGTGAGTGGGCTTG TATCAACAAAATTGCAAGAGGCAAAAGGAATAGACTCACAAGATGGTACAAATTGA
- the LOC106315093 gene encoding putative F-box protein At3g20030 isoform X2, whose translation MTTISDLSLDLVEKIVYRVPITSIGAVRSTCKLLNRLCKNRIWLYLEEKRHQFLGFMVKNYKLCLIKFYLHGILDEEEFVDPSIKGIIGDSLLNQVDVTKVFHCDGLLLCVTKDKEEVDRTSLVVWNPYLGQIRWIQRPRNNYHRLDRYALGYDKKKNRKHKILRFLDDNMGTYEIYDFSSDSWRVLNITPDYDTTFFQRGVSLKGNAYFFATEKLRVVTEEEYTPEPHKFLICFDFTIESFGPPLPLPFNLYTGDTGTLSSLRDEKLAALYQCCDMAEVEIWVTTKIEVPNALSWIPFLRIDLEPFTGFDLQFQHGGASFFIEEEKKIAVVFHLDSSDQMTYYDSDHEDLIGENGSSEITCNDTAYIIGENGYFQKYQQNCKRQKE comes from the exons ATGACGACTATCTCAGATCTTTCGTTGGATTTAGTAGAGAAGATAGTCTATAGGGTTCCCATAACTAGTATAGGAGCGGTGAGATCCACTTGCAAACTATTGAACCGTTTATGCAAAAATCGGATTTGGCTTTACCTAGAAGAAAAGAGGCATCAGTTTCTAGGGTTCATGGTGAAGAATTATAAGCTTTGTTTGATCAAATTCTATCTTCATGGAATACTCGACGAAGAAGAATTTGTGGATCCATCTATAAAGGGGATCATCGGGGATTCACTACTTAATCAAGTCGATGTAACTAAAGTCTTCCATTGCGATGGCTTATTGTTATGCGTCACCAAGGACAAGGAGGAGGTGGACAGAACTAGCCTCGTGGTCTGGAATCCCTATTTGGGACAAATCAGGTGGATCCAACGACCAAGAAATAACTACCACAGGTTAGACAGGTATGCTCTCGGATATGACAAGAAGAAGAACCGTAAACATAAAATCTTGAGGTTCTTGGATGATAACATGGGTACATACGAAATTTATGATTTCAGCTCTGATTCATGGAGGGTTCTTAATATCACTCCGGACTATGACACTACGTTTTTTCAACGCGGCGTGTCTCTTAAAGGAAATGCTTATTTTTTCGCCACAGAAAAATTAAGAGTAGTAACAGAAGAAGAATACACACCAGAGCCTCATAAATTTTTAATCTGTTTTGATTTCACAATAGAGAGTTTCGGACCACCTCTGCCTCTACCGTTTAACCTCTATACTGGAGATACTGGGACTTTGTCTTCTCTTAGAGACGAGAAACTCGCAGCTCTATATCAGTGTTGTGATATGGCCGAGGTGGAGATTTGGGTGACAACTAAGATTGAGGTGCCTAATGCATTGTCGTGGATCCCCTTTTTAAGAATTGACTTGGAACCATTCACAGGTTTTGATTTACAGTTTCAGCATGGTGGTGCGAGTTTCTTTATTGAAGAGGAGAAGAAAATCGCTGTAGTTTTTCATTTAGACAGTTCTGATCAAATGACCTACTACGACTCAGATCATGAAGACCTCATTGGAGAGAATGGATCATCTGAAATTACCTGCAACGACACAGCTTACATCATTGGAGAGAATGGATATTTTCAAAAG TATCAACAAAATTGCAAGAGGCAAAAGGAATAG
- the LOC106315093 gene encoding putative F-box protein At3g20030 isoform X1, with protein MTTISDLSLDLVEKIVYRVPITSIGAVRSTCKLLNRLCKNRIWLYLEEKRHQFLGFMVKNYKLCLIKFYLHGILDEEEFVDPSIKGIIGDSLLNQVDVTKVFHCDGLLLCVTKDKEEVDRTSLVVWNPYLGQIRWIQRPRNNYHRLDRYALGYDKKKNRKHKILRFLDDNMGTYEIYDFSSDSWRVLNITPDYDTTFFQRGVSLKGNAYFFATEKLRVVTEEEYTPEPHKFLICFDFTIESFGPPLPLPFNLYTGDTGTLSSLRDEKLAALYQCCDMAEVEIWVTTKIEVPNALSWIPFLRIDLEPFTGFDLQFQHGGASFFIEEEKKIAVVFHLDSSDQMTYYDSDHEDLIGENGSSEITCNDTAYIIGENGYFQKVGLGEGVSGLVSTKLQEAKGIDSQDGTN; from the exons ATGACGACTATCTCAGATCTTTCGTTGGATTTAGTAGAGAAGATAGTCTATAGGGTTCCCATAACTAGTATAGGAGCGGTGAGATCCACTTGCAAACTATTGAACCGTTTATGCAAAAATCGGATTTGGCTTTACCTAGAAGAAAAGAGGCATCAGTTTCTAGGGTTCATGGTGAAGAATTATAAGCTTTGTTTGATCAAATTCTATCTTCATGGAATACTCGACGAAGAAGAATTTGTGGATCCATCTATAAAGGGGATCATCGGGGATTCACTACTTAATCAAGTCGATGTAACTAAAGTCTTCCATTGCGATGGCTTATTGTTATGCGTCACCAAGGACAAGGAGGAGGTGGACAGAACTAGCCTCGTGGTCTGGAATCCCTATTTGGGACAAATCAGGTGGATCCAACGACCAAGAAATAACTACCACAGGTTAGACAGGTATGCTCTCGGATATGACAAGAAGAAGAACCGTAAACATAAAATCTTGAGGTTCTTGGATGATAACATGGGTACATACGAAATTTATGATTTCAGCTCTGATTCATGGAGGGTTCTTAATATCACTCCGGACTATGACACTACGTTTTTTCAACGCGGCGTGTCTCTTAAAGGAAATGCTTATTTTTTCGCCACAGAAAAATTAAGAGTAGTAACAGAAGAAGAATACACACCAGAGCCTCATAAATTTTTAATCTGTTTTGATTTCACAATAGAGAGTTTCGGACCACCTCTGCCTCTACCGTTTAACCTCTATACTGGAGATACTGGGACTTTGTCTTCTCTTAGAGACGAGAAACTCGCAGCTCTATATCAGTGTTGTGATATGGCCGAGGTGGAGATTTGGGTGACAACTAAGATTGAGGTGCCTAATGCATTGTCGTGGATCCCCTTTTTAAGAATTGACTTGGAACCATTCACAGGTTTTGATTTACAGTTTCAGCATGGTGGTGCGAGTTTCTTTATTGAAGAGGAGAAGAAAATCGCTGTAGTTTTTCATTTAGACAGTTCTGATCAAATGACCTACTACGACTCAGATCATGAAGACCTCATTGGAGAGAATGGATCATCTGAAATTACCTGCAACGACACAGCTTACATCATTGGAGAGAATGGATATTTTCAAAAGGTGGGTCTTGGAGAAGGTGTGAGTGGGCTTG TATCAACAAAATTGCAAGAGGCAAAAGGAATAGACTCACAAGATGGTACAAATTGA
- the LOC106315084 gene encoding AP-5 complex subunit beta-1, whose translation MTTPARPLSVHDWDVLIEDFQDSGAPRDWFTSVFSIDSLPDLALSSLLKKEFPLPSKLSILVFLDEFSETLFDRRGDDTFDRLVDALRAIVQSPTDGSNGLKEQALISFTSVLVAVGSFSVRHVEAVVDLLLALVNRPNHGFDRQARAVACECLRQLERAFPGLLSDVAGHLWSLCQAERTHAVQAYLLLFTTVVYNVVNQKLKVSLLSTSVPLVPFNAPPHLGQSQGLGPDQKELRRTLAFMLESPYLFTSGAMMEFMGMVVPLASALELQASMLKVQFLGMIYSFDPMLCHVVLLMYTQFPDAFEGQEKDIMRRLMLLSKETQIYLAFRLLALHWLMGLFNKVMLSGEVGKRKSVLEMGRKFHPGVFDPLALKALKLDLLVQCYVGLSGGGDNGKSAGELLQECLVSVSDFKWLPPWSSETGVAFRTLHKFLISASTHSDSDPSTTRSLMESSLFQNLQGLLVDMTSKFQILVPVVVSFIDRLINCRKHQWLGERFLQTIDEKLLPKLEKSCLLTAYFPLLHRIAENDTIPPSRLIVLLTKFVLTLVDKRGYDVGLKLWDQGTEVLGICRTLLSHHKSSRLFLGLSRLLSLMCLYFPDLDVRDNARIYLRMLVCIPGRRLKNILKPADTVSPSTHSSAFFTVQSPRFRHDPNKSWNLSSYIHLERVTSLLVKQSWFLSLPSLDVGNDGYSVIESKVQVDEDETDSSSQELLQLLPDSRRIESGKSPTLRVMDAKIAEILERLRRYFSVVPDLRHMPGIKVRINCTLRLDAEPYSSILGSQTQSPELDKVDSSPPALFATVVKFSSSAPYGSIPSCRIPFLLGEPHLVKNVQGSLDIVLLGDAPKEEEKDGLGGGASVTVELEPREPTPGLVEVSMEANAESGQMIQGKLESVPVGIEDMFLKALAPPDEPEDTIPSYYSDLFSALWEVCGSSSSTAHETFALKGGKTAAAISGTRSVKLLEVPAETVIQTSELHLAPFVVAITGEQLVNIVREGGIIENVVWQDEEEGGGQGTASSSSMGATGSNRDPLRLTYIGYGDDQEVPMSRSRGKLGKIKMLMFLPPRYHLLFEMEVGEGSTLVHIRTDYWPCLAYVDDYLEALFLL comes from the exons ATGACGACTCCGGCAAGACCTCTCTCCGTCCACGACTGGGACGTCCTCATCGAAGATTTCCAAGACTCCGGCGCTCCTCGCGACTGGTTCACCTCCGTCTTCTCCATCGACTCTCTACCCGACCTCGCTCTCTCCTCCCTCCTCAAAAAGGAGTTCCCTTTGCCATCGAAGCTCTCAATCCTCGTCTTCCTCGACGAATTCTCCGAGACTCTCTTCGACAGACGCGGCGACGACACCTTCGATCGCCTCGTCGACGCTCTCCGCGCGATCGTGCAGTCTCCCACGGACGGATCGAACGGGTTAAAGGAGCAGGCTTTGATCTCCTTCACGTCGGTGCTTGTGGCGGTTGGTTCTTTCTCCGTGCGCCACGTGGAAGCCGTCGTTGACTTGCTGCTCGCGCTTGTGAATCGCCCTAACCACGGGTTTGATAGACAGGCACGTGCCGTCGCGTGCGAGTGCTTACGTCAGCTCGAGAGAGCGTTTCCGGGGTTGTTGTCTGATGTCGCTGGGCATCTTTGGTCGCTGTGCCAAGCGGAGAGAACACACGCCGTGCAAGCTTACCTTCTCTTGTTCACCACCGTTGTTTACAATGTCGTTAATCAGAAGCTGAAGGTTTCGCTTCTTAGTACTTCTGTGCCTTTGGTTCCTTTCAATGCTCCTCCGCATCTGGGTCAGAGTCAGGGGTTGGGGCCAGATCAGAAGGAGCTGAGACGGACGCTGGCGTTTATGTTGGAGTCTCCGTATCTGTTCACGTCTGGTGCTATGATGGAGTTTATGGGGATGGTGGTCCCCCTTGCGTCTGCATTGGAGTTACAAGCTTCTATGCTGAAAGTTCAGTTCCTGGGGATGATTTATTCGTTTGATCCGATGCTGTGTCATGTTGTCTTGCTTATGTATACTCAGTTCCCTGATGCGTTCGAGGGACAAGAGAAAGATATCATGAGACGTCTCATGCTTCTCTCCAAGGAGACTCAGATCTATCTTGCTTTCCGCTTGCTTGCGCTTCACTGGTTGATGGGTTTGTTTAATAAGGTGATGTTGAGTGGGGAGGTTGGGAAGAGGAAGTCTGTCCTCGAGATGGGTCGAAAGTTTCATCCTGGGGTATTTGATCCGCTCGCTTTAAAGGCGTTGAAGCTTGATCTTCTGGTACAGTGCTATGTCGGTTTGAGTGGAGGTGGTGATAACGGAAAATCTGCAGGGGAGTTGTTGCAGGAATGTTTGGTCTCTGTTTCGGATTTCAAATGGTTGCCTCCTTGGAGCTCAGAAACTGGTGTAGCGTTCCGTACTTTGCACAAGTTTCTGATAAGTGCTTCTACGCATTCTGACTCTGACCCTTCCACCACTAGAAGCCTTATGGAGTCTAGCCTCTTCCAAAACTTGCAG GGGTTGCTGGTGGACATGACTTCAAAGTTTCAAATCTTGGTCCCTGTTGTTGTGTCTTTTATTGACCGGTTGATAAACTGTCGAAAGCATCAGTGGTTAGGAGAGCGGTTTCTTCAGACAATAGATGAGAAGCTGCTTCCCAAACTTGAGAAAAGCTGTTTATTAACAGCTTACTTCCCGCTTCTCCATCGGATTGCGGAGAACGATACAATACCTCCTTCTAGATTGATAGTGCTGCTCACCAAGTTTGTCCTTACACTTGTTGATAAGCGCGGGTATGATGTGGGGTTGAAACTGTGGGATCAAGGGACTGAAGTTCTTGGGATTTGTAGAACGCTGTTGAGTCACCATAAGAGCTCTAGATTGTTTCTTGGACTCTCTCGCCTTCTTTCTCTCATGTGTCTCTATTTCCCTGATCTAGATGTCCGAGACAATGCCAG GATATATCTGAGGATGCTGGTCTGTATACCAGGAAGGAGGTTAAAGAACATATTGAAGCCTGCAGATACCGTCTCTCCATCAACACACTCATCTGCGTTTTTCACTGTTCAGAGTCCTCGTTTCCGTCATGATCCCAACAAATCTTGGAACCTTTCATCATATATTCATCTTGAACGTGTCACTTCCCTACTAGTGAAACAGTCATGGTTCTTGTCTCTACCATCACTAGACGTTGGAAACGATGGGTATAGCGTTATAGAAAGCAAAGTTCAGGTTGATGAAGATGAGACGGATAGTAGCAGTCAAGAGCTCCTCCAGCTTTTGCCGGATTCTCGAAGGATTGAATCAGGAAAGTCGCCCACGTTAAGGGTGATGGATGCAAAGATAGCTGAGATTCTCGAAAGGTTGAGGAGATACTTCTCGGTGGTTCCTGATCTCAGACACATGCCTGGAATCAAGGTGAGGATAAACTGTACTTTGAGATTGGATGCTGAACCGTATAGCAGCATATTGGGTAGTCAAACTCAGAGTCCTGAGTTGGATAAAGTGGACTCATCACCTCCTGCGTTATTCGCAACCGTGGTTAAATTCTCATCTTCAGCACCTTATGGCTCTATTCCATCTTGCCGCATACCTTTCCTTTTAGGTGAACCTCATTTGGTCAAGAATGTACAAGGCTCTTTGGACATAGTCTTGTTAGGAGACGCGCCGAAAGAGGAAGAGAAAGATGGCTTGGGAGGAGGAGCATCTGTAACAGTTGAGCTTGAACCTAGAGAGCCAACACCTGGTTTGGTGGAGGTTTCAATGGAAGCAAATGCAGAGAGTGGTCAGATGATTCAGGGGAAACTCGAGAGCGTCCCTGTGGGGATCGAAGACATGTTCCTGAAAGCTCTTGCTCCACCTGATGAACCTGAAGATACAATACCGAGCTACTACTCAGATCTATTCAGTGCTTTGTGGGAAGTGTGCGGTTCATCGTCAAGCACCGCACACGAAACATTTGCACTAAAAGGAGGCAAAACCGCCGCAGCAATCAGCGGGACTCGGTCGGTGAAGCTTCTTGAAGTCCCTGCAGAAACTGTTATACAAACCAGCGAGCTTCACTTAGCCCCCTTTGTGGTGGCTATCACCGGAGAACAGCTTGTGAACATTGTAAGAGAAGGAGGAATCATCGAGAACGTTGTGTGGCAGGACGAGGAAGAAGGAGGAGGTCAGGGTACTGCTTCTTCTTCCTCGATGGGGGCAACAGGATCTAACCGAGACCCTCTACGTCTTACATACATAGGATATGGAGACGATCAAGAGGTTCCGATGAGTAGGAGTAGAGGGAAGTTGGGAAAGATAAAGATGCTGATGTTTTTGCCGCCGAGATATCATCTGCTGTTTGAAATGGAAGTTGGTGAAGGGTCGACATTGGTGCATATAAGAACAGATTATTGGCCTTGCTTAGCTTATGTTGATGATTACTTGGAAGCTTTGTTCTTGCTTTAG
- the LOC106322495 gene encoding transcription factor bHLH121 produces the protein MDVSARKSQKAGREKLRREKLNEHFVELGNVLDPDRPKNDKATILTDTLQLLKELTSEVNKLKSEYTALTDESRELTQEKNDLREEKTSLKSDIENLNLQYQQRLRSMSPWGAAMDHTVMMAPPPSFPYPMPMAMPPGSIPMHHPPMPSYTYFGNQNPSMMPAPYMPYMPPNTVVEQQSVHIPQNTRSREPRAKVSRESRSDKAEDSNDVATQLELKTPGSTSDKDTSQRPEKSKRCKRNSNNNNSVEESSHSSKCSSSPSVRDNTSSSSVAGGLKPDDAK, from the exons ATGGACGTTTCAGCTAGAAAGTCTCAGAAAGCAGGCCGTGAGAAGTTGAGGAGGGAGAAACTGAATGAGCATTTTGTTGAACTTGGAAATGTGCTCG ATCCAGACAGACCCAAGAATGACAAAGCTACTATTCTCACTGATACTCTTCAGTTGCTGAAAGAGCTCACTTCAGAAGTCAACAAACTCAAATCTGAGTACACCGCTTTGACAGATGAGTCTCGCGAG CTGACACAGGAGAAAAACGACCTGAGAGAAGAAAAGACATCGCTCAAGTCAGATATTGAGAATCTCAATCTCCAATACCAGCAGAGATTAAGGTCGATGTCTCCATGGGGAGCTGCAATGGATCACACTGTCATGATGGCTCCACCACCATCATTTCCATATCCAATGCCTATGGCTATGCCTCCCGGTTCAATCCCAATGCATCATCCACCAATGCCATCTTACACTTACTTTGGCAACCAGAATCCTAGCATGATGCCAGCGCCTTACATGCCCTATATGCCTCCTAATACCGTCGTTGAGCAACAATCCGTGCACATACCACAGAACACTCGTTCCAGGGAACCTAGAGCAAAAGTTTCAAGAGAGAGCAGGTCCGATAAAGCAGAGGACTCTAATGACGTTGCAACACAGCTCGAGTTAAAGACTCCTGGATCTACTTCTGACAAG GATACATCACAAAGGCCAGAGAAGAGCAAGAGATGTAAGAGAAACAGCAACAACAACAACTCTGTCGAAGAAAGCTCTCATTCTAGCAAGTGTTCATCTTCTCCGAGCGTCCGAGACAACACTTCTTCCAGTAGCGTAGCTGGTGGCCTAAAACCTGATGATGCAAAATGA
- the LOC106323505 gene encoding cytosolic Fe-S cluster assembly factor NBP35-like: MENGEIPENANEHCPGPQSETAGKSDSCAGCPNQEVCATAPKGPDPDLVAIAERMSTVKHKILVLSGKGGVGKSTFSAQLSFALAGMDHQVGLMDIDICGPSMPKMLGLEGHEIHQSNLGWSPVYVEDNLGVMSIGFMLPNSDEAVVWRGPRKNALIKQFLKDVYWGEIDYLVVDAPPGTSDEHISIVQYLQATGIDGAIIVTTPQEVSLIDVRKEVSFCKKVGVPVLGVVENMSGLCQPLADVTFMKVQSELGLSVDVTHEVISCLRKNAPELVNVLVYSEVFDRSGGGAERMCREMGVPFLGSVPLDPQLCKAAEQGKSCFEGDNKCSVSAPALKSIIEKVVALIKDEDGEHTSS, encoded by the exons ATGGAGAACGGAGAGATTCCAGAGAACGCCAATGAAC ATTGCCCAGGTCCTCAATCGGAAACTGCTGGAAAGTCTGATTCTTGCGCAGGTTGCCCTAATCAGGAAGTATGTGCTACTGCTCCTAAGGGACCTGATCCTG ATTTGGTGGCCATAGCGGAGAGAATGAGCACTGTTAAGCACAAGATTCTGGTTTTGTCTGGAAAAGGTGGGGTTGGCAAGAGCACATTCTCAGCTCAGCTCTCCTTTGCCCTCGCGGGAATGGACCATCAAGTAGGCCTTATGGACATAGATATATGCGGTCCCAGCATGCCCAAAATGTTAGGCCTTGAAGGGCATGAGATTCACCAGAGCAACCTCGGGTGGTCCCCGGTTTACGTGGAGGACAACCTTGGCGTCATGTCAATAGGCTTCATGCTCCCCAACTCCGACGAAGCTGTGGTCTGGAGAGGTCCCCGCAAGAACGCTCTCATCAAACAGTTCTTGAAAGACGTCTACTGGGGAGAGATCGATTACCTCGTGGTCGATGCCCCACCGGGAACTTCGGACGAGCACATCTCCATCGTCCAGTACCTCCAAGCCACTGGGATCGACGGTGCAATCATCGTCACGACGCCTCAGGAAGTCTCATTGATCGATGTGAGAAAAGAGGTTAGCTTCTGCAAGAAAGTTGGCGTCCCGGTGCTAGGAGTAGTGGAGAACATGAGCGGTTTGTGTCAACCGTTAGCGGATGTCACGTTCATGAAGGTGCAGTCAGAGCTTGGATTATCCGTTGACGTGACGCATGAAGTAATCTCTTGTTTAAGAAAGAATGCACCAGAGCTTGTCAACGTCTTGGTTTACAGCGAAGTGTTTGACCGTAGTGGAGGCGGCGCAGAGAGAATGTGTAGGGAGATGGGAGTGCCGTTTCTTGGCAGTGTTCCTTTGGATCCACAGCTTTGCAAAGCAGCCGAGCAGGGGAAGTCGTGCTTTGAGGGTGACAACAAGTGTTCTGTTAGCGCACCTGCGCTTAAGAGCATCATAGAGAAAGTCGTTGCTTTGATCAAAGATGAAGATGGAGAGCACACCAGTAGTTAA